The following nucleotide sequence is from bacterium.
AAATACAAAAGTAAAAATTAAGGTAAGGATTTAATAAAATGCAGAAGAGAGAATTAAAAAATCCCGAATCCCGAGATACGAAGTATCGCAAAGCCATTTCGAATTCCGAAATCCGAATTATTTTATTTGGTCCGCCGGGTGCGGGAAAGGGAACAGTGGCAAAGAGGCTGGTTGAAAGGTTTAAAATACCCCAGATTTCAACAGGCGATATGTTAAGGGATGCTGTATCCCATAAGACAGAAATGGGCCTTGCGGCAGAGGACTATATAAAAAAAGGGGAGCTTGTTCCAGATGATATAATTATTGGGATAATAAACGAGAGGATAAAAAACAAAGATTGCGAGCAGGGTTTTATTCTTGATGGATTTCCCAGGACAATAAACCAGGCAAAAACATTAG
It contains:
- a CDS encoding adenylate kinase; protein product: MQKRELKNPESRDTKYRKAISNSEIRIILFGPPGAGKGTVAKRLVERFKIPQISTGDMLRDAVSHKTEMGLAAEDYIKKGELVPDDIIIGIINERIKNKDCEQGFILDGFPRTINQAKTLEKAGIKIDRVIKLDVDSETIIKRNTGRRICKDCGAIYHIKNHPPKKEGICDKCQGALYQREDDCEEYVRHRIDVYLKQTIPLVDFYEKMGILASINGCGDENEVFDRLLNVLK